The Rhizoctonia solani chromosome 1, complete sequence sequence ATCAATTGACTGAGCCTTCCGTCGGGGCTCTGCCTCACGGCAGCACTCAACCCGAACTGAATGACTTGCAATGGTAACTGCTTGCGAGCAGACTGAGGGCACGGGTATGAAAACGGTTTCATAGTGCTCTCGTCATACCCGTAGACAGAGTACTCAGGAAACTCATGTTCAGCTATAGCGTCTGCTGCAACTCCTTGCTCCCAACTAGTATAACATTGGGATAAGTTGGTATACATATACGTAAGAACAGGAAGGTACCAACCTCGTTCTAATTGAGGCCAACATAGCTGACTTGACCTATCACAATAAGGAAGTAGATTAGTTGTCTACAGATGCAATAAACTTCAAAAAGTGAGACTAACCATCTCTATTTTATGTTCATGAGACTTGTAGTCCATGTCATATTTGGGAGAACCCGCAAGTGCCAAAGGCAACAATGCGAGCAGACTCGGCGCATAAACCTTCATGGTAGTAAGGACAGTAGAACCCTAGAGATATCAAGCGGTACAGAAGAGAGCAAGACCACGAATGAGCTTGATGTGTGCTACTATTAGATCTTTATAGGCCAAAAAATACCAGGTGCCTGACTGGGCCATGCGCCCATGTATTGTATGGTTGTATGGCCTATCATACCCTGGTCGGAGCTCTAGCAATGGGCTGAGTCGCTCTCGATCAAAATATAATACACGTACGTGATTTGACAGGCCAGCCCAGCCCAGAAGCATATAAATAGGCTGAGCGTGACTGGTAAAAACGCACGCCCATTGTTGCCTTATCAGGGTTGATGTTATATTGATGTTGCTTATTCAAATTGGGTGCCATTTTCCCTATCGAACGAAGCGGAGCCCATTTACAGTGAGGCTATTAACCCTGGAAAACTGTGGCGGTTTACGGGCTGCAGATCTATCGATTGACGCTTTACAATAGGCCCCCGGAAGCAGGTGGGAAGGTCCCTCCGTCTGTAAAGTGAGAATTCAATTCGAttcttccttttttggtaacATAAAGTGAAAAATCACTAGCAAACGGGCGGAGGGACCTTCCTAGGGGTTACCAGGGGCCTTTTGCAATACACGTCTATTCAACTCTATGGGTTCATGAAACAAGTTTACACGTCCTCATTTCCTCTCTATGTTTTTGTTCCTTATTAACCTAGCGGTTCCACTGTAGCTAGATGTCTTGATTCACAAGTCCTTGGTGAATGTTTCGTGCTAAACTAATTTGACTGTACCTTTTTGAAGTCTAAATAATTACATTGTGGTTTCTTGATTGAGAAGCTGGAAGTCGTGAACCAAGAGATCTAGAGGACTATGCATATGTATATCATTAGATCAATGAATTAAACCAGGGATTCAAACTCAAAACTCGGTGGATCCGGGGAGGTGTGGGCCTCTCAACAACTCGGAATTGCTACCCTTTGTACGGTTATAATAATCATCCAAGTGAACCGAATTAGAATGTTTCAGGACCCTTTGGGTGTTGAAATAGGTATGATATATTGGACACGATCGTCTCGAATAGCAGGGGTGACTCCTGTCCAGTTTATCCTTCATGCACTTGCCATGAGCTAAAATGAGTTCGTTCTACCAGAAGTATCATGCTTAGGTGACCTAAGTTAGTACCAAAGTATTAATTATATATCCTACTGGGTATAACGCCTTTTCGATGGCGCATTCCCTAGATTGCTTGTAATCGCACGTATGCTCTTATATGTACTTAACCATCTCCAGAGACCTCCTGATACAAGAGCGGGGGAATCAGTGGTCGTAATTAGGGCCGGGTTAACTTAATAGAATGCACTATCGGCGTTCGTGGACTCAAACGTATGGCTACATAGCTCCCGACTCTACTAACTGCAATGACGACAAACTTTAGTTTTGTGTGATATGGACTGACACTATATGGCACAGTAGTATTTGTGTGCACTAGCAATTTCATTTTATAGCGGAATAATCCAAATGTCAACATGGATTACGTTTAGCCCAACCTACCATTCTCGCAAAGAACCGTCCTCTCCACGCCAAGTTGCATTCCTCCATGCTTTTTCATGAACGTACTTTTCCGATGCTTCACGCACCAGTTTCTCGTTAATATTGATACCAAGACCTGGACCTAGGGCATTGCGTGAGTCAAATAAATCTAGGATCAGTTACTTTAGTACCTGTGAGTGCTTCAACATGGCCATTTTTGACCGAGAAAACCTCAGGGTTAAGCATGTATGTAAATAGGTCGGCACCTAGGAAGAAGGGTTAGCTCCTGCTTGTAACGTGGCCGGGCCAAGTGAGCAACCTTGGTTGTAGTGCATCTGCCAACTCATTTCTTGGATCACAACTGGATGATATTAATCGTCAACCTAAGCAATATTATCGAAGTAGCAAGGCTTACAGTTTGGTGCGGCAATTCCGACCTGAAGTGATGCAGCAAGAGCGATGGGACCTAAAGGACAATGTGGCGCGAGCGCAACATCGTATATTCGCAAAAAGAGGCGATTCTTCGCAACTCTGATATGCCTCCGCAGTGAGCAATCTGCACATGGATGTGTGAGTGATGGCTTGGTTCGCAATACCACACTTACGTCCGGTTGAGCTATATCAATGGCGCGACGCTCAAGATACGGCCGGAAGTCCCAACGGGACATCAGCCGTTCACCAAGTGCAATAGGGCAGGTCTAGAATACGAATAAAGCTCTGAGCTAACTGCTACTTCAGCATACATACTGTCATTTGGGACAAATCGGCAATTTCTTCTGCTTGGGTTGGTAATAATGGCTCTATACAGGAGTATTAGCATGCTTAAATTTGGAGTGAGTGTATGCTATCTACCTTCAATGAAAAGTGGTTGATATTCTTCGAGCCTACGAGCTAGTTGTTTAGCCATTCCCTTGTGTACCCGCCCTGCGTATAGTTAAGTGGGAGTTACACTTGGCGATTCGAGACGTACCATGGAAATCAATGCCTACATCCAGCCCTAGAGCTTTCACTGCGGCAACACGCTCAATAGTAGCCTCCAAAACCGCAGGAGAATCGATCCAAGCCACGGATTCTAAATGCAAGGAGTCAAGTTAATACCTAAATATTTAATTACAAGTAGAAAACAGACCGGTTCCGTTCATTTTTACAGCCGTGAATCCCTGTTCCTTCCGGGATTTTGCTCCGTTGACCACATCATGTGGTTTATCCCCTCCGATCCAACCATAAACTTTGCACCGATCTCTAACCTTTCCACCAAGCAATTGCCAAATTGGCACTCCCAAACGCTTGCCTATTAAGACGATTCAATCACATGCAGCGATGAATACGGCGATAATTTTAGTCTTGCCTTTAATATCCCATAGGGCGATATCTAATCCGGCAATAGCAGACTGTCATGGTTGAGAATCGTCTGAGCAGTATGAGATTAGAACCCTTACCATAAGCACTTCGCCACCACGATAAAAGCGGGCACGATATCCATGGCTCCATATATCTTCGATATTATCGGCATCCCAGCCCACGAAACGCTCTTTCAATTCGAGGAAAGCCCCTTCTACTGCTTCGGTATGGCCCTCCAAAGTACCTTCTCCCCTTTCGAATGGCCATTAAGGACATTGTTAAGAGATAGAAATAAGTAAAGTACCTACCATCCTACTGTTCCGTCCGCTACCTCTACACGAACAAACAACCACCTAGGCGGGATCCTGAACACTTCAAGCTTTGTAATTGTGCTGAGATGAGAAGTGGTCGTTTGGAGAGACATTGTGGTTGTAAGACTTATGCGGCCTCATGGCTTTACCTATGATTATATATTTCCAGCTTGACTTTGCGATGCCGATAGCTTCCCAACTTCTCTCACTTCCTTCGGGGTGGCACCGACGAATTCACGCCAAGCGATGCTATGAATCGGGCCGATGTCCCGGCATGAGTTGGTTGGAGGCTGAAGTGAAGCTGGTATTTCTCGCTTAACAAAGCAATATTCACCGGTGTCCTATGACGAGAGACCGCATGCAT is a genomic window containing:
- a CDS encoding enolase C-terminal domain-like protein — protein: MSLQTTTSHLSTITKLEVFRIPPRWLFVRVEVADGTVGWGEGTLEGHTEAVEGAFLELKERFVGWDADNIEDIWSHGYRARFYRGGEVLMSAIAGLDIALWDIKGKTKIIARLGVPIWQLLGGKVRDRCKVYGWIGGDKPHDVVNGAKSRKEQGFTAVKMNGTESVAWIDSPAVLEATIERVAAVKALGLDVGIDFHGRVHKGMAKQLARRLEEYQPLFIEEPLLPTQAEEIADLSQMTTCPIALGERLMSRWDFRPYLERRAIDIAQPDNRLFLRIYDVALAPHCPLGPIALAASLQVGIAAPNFVIQEMSWQMHYNQGADLFTYMLNPEVFSVKNGHVEALTGPGLGININEKLVREASEKYVHEKAWRNATWRGEDGSLREW